One genomic region from Stackebrandtia nassauensis DSM 44728 encodes:
- a CDS encoding carbohydrate ABC transporter permease produces the protein MRRIRKWGPGLLLISPSLVLLAVFVYGFLGWNFQISLTDWQSLMPVYSTTGFDNYSNLVADDTWWRDVNHLVIYTVVFVVGALIVGFVLALLMEKGVWGEGVLKSVYLFPMAMSFIATAIVWRWLMDNGTGDNTAGLNKLLGSVGLSFLKGDWHKSDSEFAIAAVAIPAGWALSGYIMALFLAGMRGVPDELREAARVDGATERQVFWHVVRPLLWPATMSATVILVHISMKTFDLLYAINPKDASIETPALYMYRSMGGYLYARGATIATILVIAMAVIIVPYIWYTMRSERRS, from the coding sequence GTGCGCCGTATACGCAAATGGGGACCGGGGCTGCTGCTCATATCACCGTCCCTTGTGCTGCTGGCGGTCTTCGTCTACGGGTTCCTGGGTTGGAACTTCCAGATCTCGCTGACCGACTGGCAAAGCCTCATGCCCGTCTACTCGACCACGGGCTTCGACAACTACTCCAACCTCGTCGCCGACGACACCTGGTGGCGCGACGTCAACCACCTGGTCATCTACACGGTGGTGTTCGTCGTCGGCGCCCTCATCGTCGGCTTCGTGCTGGCGCTGCTCATGGAGAAGGGCGTGTGGGGCGAGGGCGTCCTCAAGAGCGTCTACCTGTTCCCGATGGCCATGTCCTTCATCGCCACCGCGATCGTGTGGCGCTGGCTGATGGACAACGGCACCGGTGACAACACCGCGGGCCTCAACAAACTCCTGGGCTCCGTCGGACTGAGCTTCCTCAAGGGAGACTGGCACAAGTCCGATTCGGAGTTCGCCATCGCGGCGGTGGCCATCCCGGCGGGCTGGGCGCTGTCGGGCTACATCATGGCCCTGTTCCTGGCCGGAATGCGCGGCGTCCCCGACGAACTGCGCGAAGCCGCCCGCGTCGACGGCGCCACCGAACGCCAGGTCTTCTGGCACGTGGTCCGCCCACTCCTGTGGCCCGCGACCATGAGCGCCACCGTCATCCTGGTCCACATCTCGATGAAGACCTTCGACCTGCTCTACGCGATCAACCCCAAGGACGCCAGCATCGAGACCCCCGCGCTGTACATGTACCGCAGCATGGGCGGCTACCTCTACGCCCGTGGCGCCACCATCGCCACCATCCTGGTGATCGCCATGGCCGTCATCATCGTCCCCTACATCTGGTACACCATGCGATCGGAGCGCCGTTCGTGA
- a CDS encoding alpha/beta fold hydrolase, with translation MGRRSIDESTVLTDGPWKHRYVDANGVRFHVAEMGHGPLILLLHGFPEFWWAWHRQLPALADAGYRVAAVDLRGYGASDKPPRGYDAYTMASDITGLIRSLGEREAVLVGHDLGGMLAFAAAAFHPGSVRRLVILSAAHPLRQRAALAVDPRGQLSASRHILAFQLPRFEHVLTKNDAAMVGNLMRHWVGPDHADEAEFADYLRVCRDAIQLPQVALRALTAYRWALRSALLPSGRRFVKLLQEPIKAPTLQLHGSADTAVLPRTAQGSGRYVASSYEWRVLEGVGHFPQLEAPETVTGEILRWAKE, from the coding sequence ATGGGCAGACGCAGCATCGACGAGTCCACCGTCCTGACCGACGGACCCTGGAAACACCGCTACGTCGACGCCAACGGGGTGCGCTTCCACGTCGCCGAGATGGGCCACGGCCCGCTCATCCTGCTGCTGCACGGATTCCCGGAGTTCTGGTGGGCCTGGCACCGCCAGCTCCCGGCGCTGGCCGACGCCGGTTACCGGGTCGCCGCGGTCGACCTGCGCGGCTACGGCGCCTCCGACAAACCGCCGCGCGGCTACGACGCCTACACGATGGCCTCCGACATCACCGGACTGATCCGCTCACTGGGCGAACGCGAAGCCGTCCTGGTCGGGCACGACCTGGGCGGCATGCTCGCCTTCGCCGCCGCCGCGTTCCACCCCGGCAGCGTCCGGCGGCTGGTCATCCTGTCGGCGGCCCATCCGCTGCGGCAGCGCGCCGCCCTGGCCGTCGACCCGCGCGGCCAACTGTCGGCCAGCCGACACATTCTCGCGTTCCAGCTACCCCGATTCGAACACGTCCTCACAAAGAACGACGCCGCCATGGTGGGGAACCTGATGCGGCACTGGGTCGGCCCCGACCATGCCGACGAGGCCGAGTTCGCCGACTACCTGCGCGTGTGCCGCGACGCCATCCAGCTGCCCCAGGTGGCGTTGCGCGCCCTCACGGCGTACCGGTGGGCACTGCGATCGGCGCTGCTGCCGTCGGGACGCCGGTTCGTGAAACTGTTGCAGGAACCGATCAAGGCCCCCACGCTGCAGTTGCACGGTTCGGCCGACACCGCCGTACTGCCCCGCACCGCCCAAGGTTCCGGACGTTATGTAGCCTCCAGCTACGAGTGGCGGGTTCTGGAGGGCGTCGGTCACTTTCCCCAGCTAGAGGCCCCCGAAACCGTCACCGGCGAGATCCTGCGCTGGGCGAAGGAATAG
- a CDS encoding LicD family protein, with protein MAFSTKQTVVRVLSRAPVYRAMPSGAARTYAALKYLGQNSNQEEITRFIRASGGIPTRYLSVALVAARAVFRAGADELLTDTLAALDGRFPESPGLQALHADFHAYYGRYEEALECARNGRMLQPSHAGCVARMITYGYRVLPRDEADAAAVVALKRFPRTGEVLWAVAKMCDSAAQYGRLQEAWDSLPHEDPTDLHKALRQLATAAARAGEVERACELYSRGIQLIVDGIAVDNPIVDSSLEGKSPWAAFEDLHRALDGAGVPYFIAAGTALGLERQGRPLSADNDIDVGVFEEDFDQDALIKLFAKNPRFDFDVVHPHTKKVGLKHRGGSPIDIFRFYRDGDKMWHDAVFVRWGNSPFEIKRREFEGLNLPLPATIDNYLTENYGDWRTPYPGFDAFDSKDAPNVETTWPEYLKLHYIRRGYKKLTNGDRTGAAADLRSAGEEALARTVTAS; from the coding sequence ATGGCCTTCTCCACCAAGCAGACCGTCGTTCGGGTTCTCAGCCGCGCCCCCGTTTACCGGGCCATGCCCTCGGGCGCGGCCCGCACCTACGCGGCGCTGAAGTATCTGGGTCAGAACTCCAACCAGGAGGAGATCACCAGGTTCATCCGCGCCTCGGGCGGGATCCCCACCCGATATCTGTCGGTGGCGCTGGTCGCGGCCCGCGCGGTGTTTCGGGCCGGAGCCGACGAACTGCTGACGGACACGCTGGCCGCCCTCGACGGTCGTTTCCCGGAATCGCCTGGGCTGCAAGCCTTGCACGCCGACTTCCACGCCTACTACGGCCGCTACGAGGAGGCGCTCGAGTGCGCCCGCAACGGCCGGATGCTGCAACCCTCGCACGCGGGCTGCGTCGCCCGGATGATCACCTACGGCTACCGGGTGCTGCCGCGCGACGAGGCCGACGCCGCCGCGGTGGTGGCGCTGAAGCGGTTCCCGCGCACCGGCGAGGTGCTGTGGGCCGTGGCGAAGATGTGCGACTCGGCCGCCCAGTACGGACGGCTCCAGGAGGCCTGGGACTCGCTGCCGCACGAGGACCCCACCGACCTGCACAAGGCGCTGCGCCAGCTGGCCACCGCCGCCGCCCGCGCGGGCGAGGTCGAGCGGGCGTGTGAGCTGTACAGCCGTGGCATCCAGCTGATCGTCGACGGCATCGCTGTCGACAACCCGATCGTCGACTCCAGCCTGGAGGGCAAGAGCCCCTGGGCCGCGTTCGAGGACCTGCACCGGGCGCTGGACGGGGCCGGGGTGCCGTACTTCATCGCCGCCGGTACCGCGCTGGGCCTGGAGCGGCAGGGCCGTCCGCTGTCGGCCGACAACGACATCGACGTCGGGGTCTTCGAGGAGGACTTCGACCAGGACGCCCTGATCAAGCTGTTCGCGAAGAACCCGCGCTTCGACTTCGACGTGGTGCACCCGCACACCAAGAAGGTCGGGCTCAAGCACCGGGGCGGCTCACCGATCGACATCTTCCGGTTCTACCGCGACGGCGACAAGATGTGGCACGACGCGGTGTTCGTCCGCTGGGGCAACTCGCCCTTCGAGATCAAGCGGCGCGAGTTCGAGGGCCTGAACCTGCCGCTGCCCGCGACCATCGACAACTACCTCACCGAGAACTACGGCGACTGGCGCACGCCCTACCCGGGCTTCGACGCCTTCGACAGCAAGGACGCTCCCAACGTGGAGACGACCTGGCCGGAGTATCTGAAACTGCACTACATTCGGCGAGGGTATAAGAAACTCACCAATGGCGACCGGACCGGAGCCGCCGCCGACCTGCGCAGCGCTGGTGAGGAAGCGCTGGCCAGGACGGTGACCGCATCATGA
- a CDS encoding ABC transporter substrate-binding protein, with amino-acid sequence MKRRGFVALAAAPALAPLLASCGGSESDAKKVEIFSWWSGPGEKEGLEKLIKMYEDDNSGVKVVNNGIAGGGGSKAKDQLATRLKNQDPPDSFQGHAGAELYDYIDNKVLEDITKFIKSEKLDGVLHPEIFKGVTVDGKTYSVPVNVHRANLMWYNPKVLEEAKLEPPKSWTELIEQNKKLKKDDKITLAVGPLWTQMQLMETVLLGELKAEAYTGLWDGNTDWASSEVIDALDLFTKVLEVTDLKSASDDWQPQLDKMMKGTAAYAVMGDWVYSYLTSSKKKEYDKDYKVVVTPGSEGVFDYLADSFTLPVGAPHKANAEAWLKICGSKEGQTVFNQTKGSLPARTDIEESEFTGYLAWNYKQWKDEKTTVVGSLAHGAVVRPTWMTEIETLLGSFVDDGDSKKFADKMMSTYEKTKK; translated from the coding sequence GTGAAACGACGCGGTTTCGTAGCGCTGGCGGCGGCGCCCGCGCTGGCCCCGCTGCTGGCCTCGTGTGGTGGCTCGGAATCCGACGCGAAGAAGGTCGAGATCTTCAGTTGGTGGTCCGGGCCCGGCGAGAAAGAGGGCCTCGAAAAACTCATCAAGATGTACGAGGACGACAACTCCGGCGTGAAGGTCGTCAACAACGGCATCGCGGGGGGCGGCGGCAGTAAGGCCAAGGACCAGCTCGCCACCCGGTTGAAGAACCAGGACCCGCCGGACTCGTTCCAGGGCCACGCCGGAGCCGAACTCTACGACTACATCGACAACAAGGTCCTCGAGGACATCACGAAGTTCATCAAGTCCGAGAAACTCGACGGCGTGCTGCACCCCGAGATCTTTAAGGGCGTGACGGTCGACGGCAAGACCTACTCGGTCCCGGTGAACGTGCACCGCGCGAACCTGATGTGGTACAACCCGAAGGTGCTCGAAGAGGCCAAACTGGAGCCTCCGAAGTCCTGGACCGAGCTGATCGAACAGAACAAGAAGCTCAAGAAGGACGACAAGATCACCCTCGCCGTTGGTCCGCTGTGGACGCAGATGCAGCTCATGGAGACCGTGCTGCTCGGCGAGTTGAAGGCCGAGGCGTATACCGGTCTGTGGGACGGCAACACCGACTGGGCCTCGTCCGAAGTCATCGACGCGCTCGACCTGTTCACCAAGGTCCTGGAGGTCACCGACCTCAAGAGCGCCTCGGACGACTGGCAGCCGCAGCTGGACAAGATGATGAAGGGCACCGCGGCCTACGCGGTCATGGGCGACTGGGTGTACTCCTACCTCACCTCGTCCAAGAAGAAGGAGTACGACAAGGACTACAAGGTCGTCGTAACACCCGGTTCCGAGGGAGTCTTCGACTACCTGGCCGACTCCTTCACCCTGCCGGTCGGCGCCCCGCACAAGGCGAACGCCGAAGCCTGGCTGAAGATCTGCGGCTCCAAGGAGGGCCAGACGGTCTTCAACCAGACCAAGGGCTCGCTGCCGGCTCGCACCGACATCGAGGAATCCGAGTTCACCGGTTACCTGGCCTGGAACTACAAGCAGTGGAAGGACGAGAAGACCACCGTGGTCGGCTCGCTCGCCCACGGCGCCGTGGTGCGTCCGACCTGGATGACCGAGATCGAGACCCTCCTGGGTTCCTTTGTCGACGACGGCGACTCCAAGAAGTTCGCCGACAAGATGATGTCGACCTACGAGAAGACCAAGAAATAG
- a CDS encoding PDR/VanB family oxidoreductase has translation MPTPSGGHSRAARVIQFVYTGLALLLSQLPPLFPPTFPDARVPAWYATAALTAVVAVLATWRPRTPRAVILTLAWGQALVTMVNAFVIGDILAMFSTWVSIPALALLAGQIGPRARKALLATHVITSAIWLGVGVTFVLVSVIAMTTTGIEAARVSYELLVVFDMTLLPNANFAASLAGIALGLTTAWGLMRYWWVAIKFFIPLVILFGAFGYMHPMLESAAAQATRLAETGGTVSQIDGAAEAVFWSFGVSTLSLAAAMLLSLYKPGGRTRRGRRQLEQARQRRAAARTVPVAATAPAATTAAASAASASPTATSVPTTPNASPTAASVPATASDLPTAASVPATELAAVVADTRLIADDTAAVTLRAADGSPLPHWAPGAHIDLVLPSGKVRQYSLYGDPSQQDTYHVAVLREPDGRGGSIEIHDLRRGSALRLRGPRNNFPLTDASSYLFVAGGIGIVPFLPMIEHLDAARADWKLVYRGASLSRMAFASELATRFGSRVRLLPADTHARPDLTALLRDTSESVAVYSCGPETMLNAVELAVAAHRPHGSLHLERFAASQRETAPNTAFTAELADSDATVEVAEHETLLTAIQRVNPAIDLSCEDGICGSCRTRVLDGVPEHRDDVLQPHERDRVDVIYPCVSRARGARIVLDV, from the coding sequence ATGCCAACGCCGTCCGGCGGCCACAGTCGCGCCGCCCGCGTCATCCAATTCGTCTACACCGGACTGGCACTGCTGCTTTCGCAACTGCCGCCACTGTTCCCGCCGACGTTCCCCGACGCCCGGGTACCCGCCTGGTACGCGACCGCCGCCCTCACCGCCGTGGTCGCGGTCCTGGCCACCTGGCGCCCGCGCACCCCCCGCGCCGTCATCCTGACCCTCGCGTGGGGCCAGGCGCTGGTGACGATGGTCAACGCCTTCGTCATCGGCGACATCCTCGCGATGTTCAGCACCTGGGTGTCGATACCGGCCCTGGCCCTGCTCGCGGGCCAGATCGGGCCACGAGCCCGCAAAGCCTTGCTGGCGACGCATGTGATCACCTCGGCGATCTGGCTGGGCGTCGGTGTCACGTTCGTGCTCGTGTCGGTCATCGCGATGACCACAACGGGCATCGAGGCGGCGAGGGTGTCCTACGAACTCCTGGTCGTGTTCGACATGACGCTGCTCCCCAACGCGAACTTCGCGGCCTCGCTGGCGGGCATCGCGCTCGGCCTGACCACGGCCTGGGGGCTGATGCGCTACTGGTGGGTGGCGATCAAGTTCTTCATTCCGCTGGTGATCCTGTTCGGCGCCTTCGGTTACATGCACCCGATGCTGGAAAGCGCCGCCGCCCAGGCGACCCGGCTCGCCGAGACCGGCGGCACGGTCTCCCAGATCGACGGCGCCGCCGAAGCGGTGTTCTGGAGCTTCGGGGTCTCGACGCTGAGCCTGGCGGCCGCGATGCTGCTGTCGCTGTACAAACCCGGCGGCCGCACCCGTCGGGGCCGCCGCCAACTGGAGCAGGCCCGCCAGCGCCGCGCGGCGGCCCGAACCGTCCCCGTCGCGGCGACGGCACCAGCCGCGACAACGGCGGCGGCTTCCGCGGCGAGCGCCTCACCAACGGCCACAAGCGTTCCCACGACGCCGAACGCCTCACCTACGGCCGCGAGCGTTCCCGCGACGGCGAGTGACTTGCCCACGGCCGCAAGCGTTCCCGCGACCGAGCTCGCCGCCGTCGTGGCCGACACCCGTCTCATCGCCGACGACACCGCCGCCGTGACCCTGCGCGCCGCCGACGGCTCACCACTGCCGCACTGGGCCCCCGGCGCCCACATCGACCTCGTGCTCCCGTCCGGCAAGGTCCGCCAGTACTCACTGTACGGCGATCCGTCCCAACAGGACACCTACCACGTCGCGGTACTGCGCGAGCCCGACGGCCGGGGCGGTTCCATAGAGATCCACGACCTCCGCCGGGGCTCCGCGCTGCGACTTCGCGGCCCCCGCAACAACTTCCCGCTCACCGACGCGTCGTCCTACCTGTTCGTCGCGGGCGGCATCGGCATCGTCCCGTTCCTGCCCATGATCGAACACCTCGACGCCGCACGAGCCGACTGGAAGCTCGTCTACCGTGGAGCGTCACTGTCCCGTATGGCCTTCGCCTCCGAACTGGCCACCCGCTTCGGCTCCCGCGTCCGGCTGCTGCCCGCCGACACCCACGCCCGCCCCGACCTCACCGCGCTGCTGCGCGACACGTCGGAGTCGGTCGCCGTCTACAGCTGCGGCCCCGAGACCATGCTCAACGCGGTCGAACTCGCCGTGGCCGCCCACCGCCCCCACGGCAGCCTGCACCTGGAACGCTTCGCCGCCAGCCAACGCGAAACCGCCCCCAACACGGCCTTCACCGCCGAGCTGGCCGACAGCGACGCCACCGTCGAGGTCGCCGAACACGAAACGCTGCTGACTGCGATCCAGCGCGTCAACCCCGCCATCGATCTGTCCTGTGAGGACGGGATCTGCGGCAGCTGCCGCACCCGGGTCCTCGACGGCGTCCCCGAGCACCGCGACGACGTGCTGCAACCGCACGAGCGGGACCGCGTCGACGTGATCTACCCTTGTGTCTCCCGCGCCCGGGGCGCGCGGATCGTCCTCGACGTGTGA
- a CDS encoding LicD family protein, with the protein MSAVLPEVMPETPPEREQLAASVLAEAKKVRASGDRDGAKDLLVTAIRSGLWRYARLWSELRSLMEKPEDYEPIRALWWDSPRGCHKVLPMLTTVARAASVAGEHAECRALLRKAIVLQALRGRRLRRRLGRMKHNAVKQIKARRSTPDADAFESKATVALAQLNAEFEKLGVRGFLISGTLLGLVRDGGFISWDKDIDLGFFTTEISPYDLEHAFDRSLDFNVRKIDFNTDRLRINHENGMMIDVFPHYKDEADGKIWHDGTATRWWNSPFDLTTVDFLGKPQFVPDPPERYLDENYGEWRVPNSNFDARLDAPNAQVTDQEFLNSLNYFALLAAVGKRDQVKIQRYVGLLHELGEGEWLDRL; encoded by the coding sequence GTGTCAGCAGTTCTTCCCGAGGTAATGCCGGAGACTCCGCCCGAGCGCGAGCAACTGGCCGCCAGTGTGCTGGCCGAGGCGAAGAAGGTCCGGGCCTCGGGAGACCGCGACGGCGCCAAGGACCTGCTGGTCACGGCGATCCGTTCCGGCCTGTGGCGCTACGCCCGGCTGTGGTCGGAACTGCGTTCGCTGATGGAGAAGCCCGAGGACTACGAGCCGATCCGGGCGCTGTGGTGGGACAGCCCGCGCGGCTGCCACAAGGTGCTGCCGATGCTGACCACGGTGGCCCGCGCCGCCAGCGTCGCCGGTGAGCACGCCGAGTGCCGGGCGCTGCTGCGCAAGGCGATCGTGTTGCAGGCGCTGCGCGGCCGCAGGCTGCGTCGCCGTTTGGGCCGGATGAAGCACAACGCGGTCAAGCAGATCAAGGCCCGCCGTTCCACCCCCGACGCCGACGCGTTCGAGTCGAAGGCGACGGTGGCGCTGGCGCAGCTCAACGCCGAGTTCGAGAAGCTCGGCGTCCGTGGCTTCCTGATCTCGGGCACCCTGCTGGGTCTGGTGCGCGACGGCGGCTTCATCTCCTGGGACAAGGACATCGACCTGGGCTTCTTCACCACGGAGATCTCGCCCTACGACCTGGAGCACGCCTTCGACCGGTCGCTGGACTTCAACGTCCGCAAGATCGACTTCAACACCGACCGGCTGCGCATCAACCACGAGAACGGGATGATGATCGACGTCTTCCCGCACTACAAGGACGAGGCGGACGGCAAGATCTGGCACGACGGGACCGCCACCCGCTGGTGGAACTCCCCGTTCGACCTGACCACGGTCGACTTCCTGGGCAAGCCGCAGTTCGTCCCGGACCCGCCGGAGCGCTACCTGGACGAGAACTACGGCGAATGGCGCGTCCCGAACTCGAACTTCGACGCCCGGTTGGACGCGCCCAACGCGCAGGTCACCGACCAGGAGTTCCTCAACTCGCTGAACTACTTCGCGCTGCTGGCCGCCGTCGGCAAGCGCGACCAGGTGAAGATCCAGCGCTACGTGGGTCTGCTGCACGAGCTCGGCGAGGGCGAGTGGCTGGACCGCCTGTAG
- a CDS encoding NADP-dependent oxidoreductase, with the protein MPKTMRAISQNELGGPEVLRLIETTRPEPGYGEVLVRVHAAGVNPVDPAARETGLYIGKPPFILGWDVSGVVEEVGIGVTRFRVGDEVYGMPRFPHIAAAHAEYLTSPARHLDHKPKGLTHTEAAAIPLVGLTAWQALVDTANLRAGETVLVHAAAGAIGQAVIQIAKHLGATVIGTARAARHDFLRDLGADQLIDYTTTDFTDIVNNVDVALSPLGGDYATRTISVIRDGGRYVELQVDNHDAKHPEATARDITTTGFMLVEPDLAGMQALSRLVTDHGFNIHVGRTLPLAQAAEAHRLLRSKDVHGKIILTVD; encoded by the coding sequence ATGCCCAAGACCATGCGCGCCATCAGCCAAAACGAACTCGGCGGCCCGGAAGTACTGCGCCTCATCGAGACCACCCGCCCCGAACCCGGCTACGGCGAAGTCCTCGTCCGGGTGCACGCCGCCGGAGTCAACCCCGTGGACCCGGCCGCCCGCGAGACCGGCCTCTACATCGGCAAACCACCCTTCATCCTCGGCTGGGACGTCTCCGGCGTCGTCGAAGAGGTCGGCATCGGCGTCACCCGATTCCGCGTCGGCGACGAGGTCTACGGCATGCCCCGCTTCCCGCACATCGCCGCGGCCCACGCCGAATACCTCACCTCCCCGGCCCGCCACCTCGACCACAAACCCAAGGGCCTCACCCACACCGAAGCCGCCGCCATCCCCCTCGTCGGCCTCACCGCCTGGCAGGCCCTGGTCGACACCGCCAACCTGCGCGCCGGAGAAACCGTCCTGGTCCACGCCGCCGCCGGAGCCATCGGCCAGGCGGTCATCCAGATCGCCAAACACCTGGGCGCCACCGTCATCGGCACCGCCCGCGCCGCCCGCCACGACTTCCTCCGCGACCTGGGAGCCGACCAGCTCATCGACTACACCACCACGGACTTCACCGACATCGTCAACAACGTCGACGTCGCCCTCAGCCCCCTGGGCGGCGACTACGCCACCCGCACGATCTCGGTCATCCGCGACGGCGGCCGCTACGTCGAACTACAGGTCGACAACCACGACGCCAAGCACCCGGAAGCGACGGCCCGCGACATCACCACCACCGGCTTCATGCTCGTCGAACCGGACCTGGCCGGAATGCAGGCCCTCTCCCGCCTCGTCACCGACCACGGCTTCAACATCCACGTCGGCCGAACCCTCCCCCTGGCCCAAGCCGCCGAAGCCCACCGCCTACTGCGCTCCAAGGACGTCCACGGCAAGATCATCCTCACCGTCGACTGA
- a CDS encoding carbohydrate ABC transporter permease, with protein MTVKKTKGLNQGSTGMRVFRYAVLLIFVLLFLMPIYVVVVTSLKAPDEVSVPGMWELPTSLSFANFGDALGKPEIYNGLVNSVIVALISSVVSSLMGASNGFVLSKWRFPGANVVFSLMLFGMFIPYQAVLIPMTQFMTNTGLMGGGEPTGGLAALIIAHIVYGLPITTLIFRGYYAGVPDTIFESARVDGAGMLRSFWSIGLPLALPAFAVSIIWQFTSAWNDFLFGVVMTTNNTSWPVTIGLNNIAGAQTVPFGETMAAALIASLPTLLVYIILGRFFMRGLMAGALKG; from the coding sequence GTGACCGTCAAGAAGACCAAGGGGCTCAACCAAGGCTCCACCGGGATGCGCGTCTTCCGCTACGCGGTACTGCTGATCTTCGTGCTGCTGTTCCTGATGCCGATCTACGTCGTCGTGGTGACCTCCCTGAAGGCCCCCGACGAGGTCAGCGTCCCCGGCATGTGGGAACTCCCCACCTCCCTGTCCTTCGCCAACTTCGGCGACGCCCTGGGCAAACCCGAGATCTACAACGGCCTCGTCAACAGCGTCATCGTGGCCCTGATCTCCAGTGTGGTCTCCTCACTCATGGGCGCCTCCAACGGTTTCGTGCTGTCGAAGTGGCGGTTCCCGGGCGCGAACGTCGTCTTCTCACTGATGCTGTTCGGGATGTTCATCCCGTACCAGGCGGTGCTGATCCCGATGACCCAGTTCATGACCAACACGGGTCTGATGGGCGGCGGCGAACCCACCGGCGGCCTGGCCGCCCTCATCATCGCCCACATCGTCTACGGCCTCCCGATCACAACCCTGATCTTCCGGGGCTACTACGCGGGCGTACCGGACACGATCTTCGAATCGGCCCGGGTCGACGGCGCCGGAATGCTGCGCTCCTTCTGGAGCATCGGCCTCCCGCTAGCCCTACCCGCCTTCGCGGTCAGCATCATCTGGCAGTTCACCTCGGCCTGGAACGACTTCCTGTTCGGCGTCGTCATGACCACCAACAACACCTCCTGGCCGGTCACCATCGGGCTCAACAACATCGCGGGCGCCCAAACCGTCCCCTTCGGAGAGACGATGGCCGCCGCCCTGATAGCCAGCCTGCCGACCCTGCTGGTCTACATCATCCTGGGCCGCTTCTTCATGCGCGGCCTGATGGCAGGAGCGCTGAAGGGCTAG
- a CDS encoding PadR family transcriptional regulator: protein MARRSAASYQLSLAVLAYLMEKPRHPYELGKVVRERNGQESIDYKHASLYMVIDQLRRDGHIEAFETVRDGQRPERTVYRLTDSGRAELRDRMRTQIATPAKEHRMFEGVLSLVAALAPEEVDELLTERATALAAQIARIHEHVDDDPSIHRLFHIEHEYRLGQLEAEATFVREFQQLIRDNTENFTTFWTDLRARVLTAQSEPPS from the coding sequence ATGGCCAGGCGAAGTGCGGCCAGCTACCAGCTGTCGCTGGCCGTGCTCGCCTACCTGATGGAGAAACCCCGCCACCCCTACGAACTGGGCAAGGTGGTGCGCGAACGCAACGGCCAGGAGAGCATCGACTACAAACACGCCTCGCTGTACATGGTCATCGACCAGCTGCGCCGCGACGGCCACATCGAGGCCTTCGAGACCGTCCGCGACGGCCAGCGCCCGGAACGGACGGTCTACCGCCTCACCGACTCCGGCCGCGCCGAACTGCGCGACCGCATGCGCACCCAGATCGCCACGCCCGCCAAGGAACACCGCATGTTCGAGGGCGTCCTGTCCCTGGTCGCGGCACTGGCCCCCGAGGAGGTCGACGAACTCCTCACCGAACGCGCGACAGCCCTGGCCGCCCAAATCGCGCGCATCCACGAACACGTCGACGACGACCCGTCCATCCACAGGCTTTTCCACATCGAACACGAATACCGCCTCGGCCAGCTGGAGGCGGAAGCGACGTTCGTCCGCGAGTTCCAGCAGCTCATCCGCGACAACACCGAGAACTTCACCACCTTCTGGACCGACCTGCGCGCCCGCGTCCTGACGGCCCAGTCCGAACCCCCGTCCTGA
- a CDS encoding NTP transferase domain-containing protein, with translation MATNIVILAAGVGSRLGRPHPKPLTPLSDGETILHRALRHLTSRFSRHSIHLVVGFKKEMIMEAAPDVGFIYNQDYGDTNTSKSLLKALTITGPGGVLWLNGDVVFDEAVLDDLLPHIAMDRSFVCVNTESVAEEEVKYTLDSDGYIAELSKVVASGALGEAVGINFISSGDRALLARRLDECDAQDYFERGLELAIAKDGMKVEALDISRHPVIEVDFAEDLARANETF, from the coding sequence GTGGCAACCAATATCGTCATTCTCGCCGCCGGGGTCGGCTCGCGGCTGGGGCGCCCGCACCCCAAACCGCTCACGCCGCTTTCCGACGGCGAGACGATTCTGCACCGGGCGCTGCGCCACCTGACCTCACGCTTCAGCCGTCACTCCATTCACCTCGTCGTCGGCTTCAAGAAAGAGATGATCATGGAGGCGGCGCCGGACGTCGGCTTCATCTACAACCAGGACTACGGCGACACCAACACGTCCAAGTCCCTGCTCAAGGCCCTCACCATCACCGGTCCCGGTGGCGTGCTGTGGCTCAACGGCGACGTCGTCTTCGACGAGGCCGTGCTGGACGACCTGCTGCCCCACATCGCGATGGACCGCTCCTTCGTGTGCGTCAACACCGAATCGGTGGCCGAGGAAGAGGTCAAGTACACCCTCGACTCCGACGGTTACATCGCCGAGCTGTCCAAGGTCGTCGCCTCCGGCGCGCTCGGCGAGGCGGTCGGCATAAACTTCATCTCGTCCGGCGACCGGGCTCTGCTGGCCAGGCGTCTGGACGAATGCGACGCGCAGGACTACTTTGAACGCGGGCTGGAACTGGCCATCGCCAAGGACGGCATGAAGGTCGAAGCCCTCGACATCTCCCGCCACCCCGTCATCGAGGTGGACTTCGCCGAGGATCTCGCCCGCGCCAACGAAACCTTTTAG